A window of candidate division WOR-3 bacterium contains these coding sequences:
- a CDS encoding proton-conducting transporter membrane subunit, giving the protein MILWNTINIGFVVPTIVPLIVGLLILFYPKRHFTSWKNPVYFLTVITTAFIFTDSLYLLIKSQWRMSFGNYLLAYPFSSSVLLATLLLGFLIALYSYNQKKKSYFTYLLWTISASSLAILSNNLIILLLAWGGVAVLLYLLISLGKPGAEVPAYKALVMVGGSDILMLIGAALIYYLTGTLTMSEISISLTGALPILAYILLLIGSLTKAGAMPFHTWIIDSAEKAPVSVMALLPAAFDKLLGIYLLARISLDLFKVLSGSAMSIVLMIIGSISIIAAVSMALVQKNVLKLLSFHAVSQVGYMVLGIGTGVPIGIIGGLFHMINNVIYKSALFLGAGAVEEKTNETSLEKLGGLARYMPITFLVMFISSMAISGIPPLNGFASKWLVYQGVIEVAKTHSYAIFFLVIAMFGSVLTLASFLKVLHSTFLGEKSKAIPKVKEVGFGMIFPMVILAFFCIVLGIFANLPINYLFRVVFATSATAIGIWNSGLATILIIIGIVLGFIIYLLSKQWKVRSSEVFIGGEVISPKPQAVLSLPDGVDTITGVVDLDEAKIPGTYFYDSIKKIKLIDDTYRVADNKFFDIFEQSKKLISLVIRAGKIIHNGLLQTYLGWLFLGGIAVIAIYLILLLR; this is encoded by the coding sequence ATTAATTCTCTTCTATCCGAAACGACATTTTACATCGTGGAAAAATCCGGTCTATTTTTTAACAGTCATAACCACCGCATTCATTTTTACTGATAGTTTATATTTATTGATTAAGAGCCAATGGCGAATGAGTTTTGGAAATTACCTATTAGCATATCCTTTTTCCAGTTCTGTTTTATTGGCAACTCTCTTATTGGGATTTTTAATCGCACTTTACTCTTATAATCAAAAGAAAAAGAGTTACTTCACTTATCTTTTATGGACGATTTCCGCATCATCTTTAGCCATTCTCTCAAATAATTTAATTATATTGTTATTAGCCTGGGGCGGAGTTGCAGTTTTGCTTTATCTACTCATTAGTTTAGGGAAACCTGGTGCGGAAGTTCCAGCATATAAAGCTTTGGTTATGGTTGGTGGTTCGGATATTTTGATGCTTATCGGCGCTGCACTTATTTATTACTTGACCGGCACCTTAACAATGAGTGAAATTTCCATTTCCTTAACTGGTGCATTACCAATTCTTGCTTATATTTTATTACTTATTGGGTCTTTAACCAAAGCCGGGGCAATGCCTTTTCATACCTGGATTATTGATTCAGCCGAAAAAGCCCCGGTTTCAGTTATGGCATTACTACCTGCGGCTTTTGATAAATTATTAGGCATATACCTCTTAGCCCGTATCTCATTAGATTTATTCAAGGTTTTATCAGGTTCAGCAATGTCTATTGTCTTAATGATAATTGGCAGTATTTCTATTATTGCCGCAGTCTCAATGGCATTGGTCCAAAAAAATGTGCTAAAACTTTTGAGTTTTCATGCGGTTTCCCAAGTCGGATATATGGTTTTAGGTATTGGCACCGGAGTTCCAATTGGTATTATCGGCGGTCTTTTTCATATGATTAATAATGTGATATATAAATCAGCCTTATTTTTAGGAGCCGGTGCAGTTGAAGAAAAAACCAATGAGACCAGTTTAGAAAAACTTGGTGGATTAGCCAGATATATGCCGATAACCTTTTTGGTAATGTTTATCTCTTCAATGGCGATCTCTGGTATTCCGCCCTTAAACGGATTTGCTTCCAAATGGCTCGTGTATCAAGGAGTCATTGAAGTAGCCAAAACTCATTCTTATGCGATTTTCTTTTTAGTTATTGCGATGTTTGGCAGCGTTTTAACCTTAGCGTCTTTTCTTAAGGTTCTCCATTCAACTTTCCTTGGCGAAAAATCAAAAGCAATTCCGAAAGTCAAAGAAGTTGGCTTTGGTATGATTTTTCCGATGGTGATTTTAGCATTTTTCTGTATTGTGCTCGGCATCTTTGCTAATTTACCAATCAATTATTTGTTCCGTGTAGTTTTTGCAACTTCAGCAACAGCAATAGGAATTTGGAATTCGGGCCTGGCAACAATTCTTATTATCATCGGCATTGTGTTAGGTTTTATCATCTATCTCTTGAGCAAACAATGGAAAGTCAGAAGTTCTGAAGTATTTATCGGTGGCGAAGTCATATCGCCTAAACCACAAGCAGTTCTCTCCTTACCTGATGGTGTAGACACTATCACCGGAGTTGTTGACCTTGATGAAGCAAAAATTCCAGGCACATATTTCTATGATTCTATAAAAAAGATTAAACTTATCGACGACACCTATCGGGTTGCAGATAATAAATTCTTTGATATTTTTGAGCAAAGCAAGAAATTAATCTCATTAGTAATTCGAGCCGGTAAAATAATTCA